Below is a window of Roseivirga misakiensis DNA.
GCTCTTTCATTCCAAGTGTGATCTTGACTCATTAATGTCCAGGTTTCACCTTTGTCATCAGATCTCCAAAGCTCTGGGCTGTTGATTTCAAAAAGTGCATAAACCACGTTTGGGTTAGAGTAAGATACAGCAACGGCAGTTTTACCAACGGGTCTTTCTGTACCGCCTGGCAACCCTTTAGATGTTAAATGCTCCCAAGTATCACCACCATCGGTAGATTTGTAAACACCTCCGCCTGGGCCGCCACTATTAAGTCCCCACGAATTGATATGTACAGACCACATACCAGCATAAAGAATGTTAGGGTTTTTCGGATCAATCGCCAGGTCAGCTGCACCTGTACCTTCATCTACAAACAGAATTCTTTCCCAAGTATCTCCACCATCTTTTGTTCTGTAGATACCTCGGTCTTGCTGAGGTCCATAAGTATGACCGAGCGCGGCGGCATAAACTACTTTTGGGTTTGTCGGGTGAACGATTACTCTACCAATTCTTCCTGTTTTTTCAAGGCCTTTATGTTGCCAAGTTCTGCCAGCATCGGGAGAGAAGTAAATGCCGTTGCCCATGGCATGAGCTGGACGAATAACAAATGTCTCTCCTGTGCCAACCCAAACTTGCTTTGGATCAGTTTTAGCCAAATCGATCGATCCAATGGATGAAATATCTTGTCCGTCGAAAATAGGTCTCCAGTTTATACCGCCATCCTCGGTTTTCCATAAACCGCCTGAAGCGGCTCCTATATAATTGACCATCGGATTACCAGGTTCGCCAATAATGGCGATTGTTCGGTTTCCTTCAGGGCCAATAAATCTAAATCGTTGATTGCCCATTTTGTCATTCAAACTCTGCTGAGCCCATAATGTACAAGAGGATATCAGGAAGATAATGATGAGGGTGGTTCTATTTCGAAGCATGTTGTTAGTAATAGTTCAGCCTTAATTTAAGGAATAATACCTACTGGTTGGAATATGATTTGAAAGGCAGTCAAATACTTTTGTGATTGGTCGTTTTAAAAGATTTTTATCGTTTCATTTTTGACTAAATGAGTGGCTATCGGTAAGATTTGTTAAATTCAGATTCGACTATACTTCTAATGAAAAAGTTAATAATCACCGCGCTATTACTGATGTCTGTGAGTGCCTTTGCTCAAGATCAGGCACGTTACACGTTTGTCTTCCTAAATACTAATCAGGATCGTCCTGAACTCCCTAAAAAGGAGGTGGATAGTCTTCAGGCTGGGCATATGGCAAATATTGGTCGGTTGGTGAAGGAAAGGAAAATGATTGCAGCAGGTCCTTTCGATGGCGGCGGTGGAATATTTCTGTTCGACACAAATGTAGAAGAGACTAAGGCTGTTTTGAATTCTGATCCTGCGATAGCTGCTGGAAGGTTTAATTTGGAAGTTATGGCCTTTGATATGGCCAAAGGGGAGATTTGCACCTTATGGGATGAAGATGAAGCGGATATAGGGATGACAAGCTACTATTTGGCCAGGTACACGAATAATAATACAGGTTTTGGTACTCAAACAAGTAGTCATACGGTACGGCACATGCGCGATGCTGAAAGAATGTTTAAAGAGCTAAAGGTTCTTGGCATTTTGAAATTTGAGGCAAATCAGGGGCAAGTTGTCATCTTTAATGCACCAGAAAGTGATGCGTATCAAGAGTATTTTGCCAAGCAGAAATTGGTAAAAAAGGGTATGATGGATGTTTACGTTAAACCACTATATTTTCCAGTTGGTGTCTTTTGCGAAAATTAATTGCGCAATAAGGCTAATTAATCTTCACCACATTTTTTCCGATAACCTTTCTATTCATTAAATCTCTAATCGCTTGGCCACCGTCTTTTAGCGAATAGACTTGATGGATATTCTGTTGGAGTTTCTTTTCATCAATCCAACCCAGTATTTGTTTAAAGTTCTGCATGCTTTCTTTAGGCTGTTTTTGGGCAAAAGCACCCCAAAATACGCCCACAATTGATGCTCCTTTTAAAAGAGGAAGGTTTAGTTTGATGGCTGATGGTACTCCGGCAGCAAATCCTACGACGAGATACCGACCTTGCCAAGCCAATGATCGGACAGCGGGCTCTGAATATTTGTCACCGATCGGATCATATACGACATCTACACCTTTTTCATTGGTCAATTCTTTTATGGCCGTTCTTAGATCTGACTTGGTGTAGTTAATAGTATCATCTGCGCCGAGCTTTTGGCAAACTTCTAATTTCTCATCCGTTGATGCGGCGGCAATCACTTTTGCTCCTATAAGTTTCCCGATCTGAACAGCGGCCAATCCTACGCCACCCGCAGCACCTAAGACCAAAAGTGTTTCTCCTGGTTTTATTTGGGCTCTTTGTTTGAGGGCATGCAAGGATGTACCACAGGTGTACATGGTAGTTGCGGCCGTTATAAAGTCCATGTTTTCTGGCATTAACAAGCATTTATGACTGTCTGCCAGTGCATATTCAGCGAGTCCGCCCCAAATTGTAAGCGCAAATACCTTGTCACCCGGTTTTACGTGACTTACATTTTTCCCAACGGCATCTACAACCCCAGAAACTTCTCCACCAGGCGCAAAAGGAAGGCGAGGTTTAAATTGATATTTATCTTGGATGATAAGGCTGTCGGGAAAGTTGATGCCGCATGCTTTGACCTTTATTAGTATCTGATTTTCGTTGGGAGACGGCTTATCAACCTCAGCCATATTCAGTGTTTCTGGTAAACCGAAATTTTCGCAGAGCAGCGCTTTCATTACTTCTTATACTTATCTTTTAAACCTATACCATTTTGAATCATAGGAATGATTTTCTCTAACCTAGATTGCTTCGTATTATCTCTTTTTGCCATGGCAATGTATTCAGCAAAATCCCTTTGGTTAGTCAGCGAATGGGCTTGAAAGCTTTCTTTTAGCGCTAGATTATTATCCAATACTGATTGAAGCTCAGTTGGGATAATCAATGGCTTGGGACTCTTTTTAGGGGGCTTGTATTCTTTGCCTGCATGATGGTTTTCAATAGCTTCTTCAATATAGGCTTTGATTAAATCTTCGTTTTCTTTGATTTCTTGCACCGACTGAAAGCGCCACTGCCGCATGGCATGAGTTTTTCCCTCTTGCGCATTGACTAATTGATTCGCTTCATCTCTGAGGAAGCATCCCTGAAAAAACCAGATGCCTGCGTAGGCCTTAAATCCACCAAGTCCGATAATGTTCTTGCCAGAAATAGTATAAACCGGAAATGCCCATTTTACGGTTTCCTCAAACGGGAAAGCCTTGAGAATTGCTCTTAAATAGGTCATTTGCTCCACCTGTGGCGCATCTGGAGCAAAATAATCCTCTACATTTTTAGATTTTAACATGAGTAGGAAGTTCCAAAAAACAACCAACTCATGCAAATACTATTGATTTCGAGCCGCTAAAATTAATTTTTCGGCATTATCACCAGTTAATTGCCAAGTGAGACACCTAACGCTTCCGCCCATGGCACAAACACCCTCGGCATTAACACGAATAATGTTTTTTGTCGTATTGGCTTCCATTAATCTTAATGCCTCTTCTTCATGGGGCATATTAAATACAGGGACGTAAATGTTATTATAAGTAGTCGTGGCATTCAAATTAATTCCACATGCCGATTCAAAGCCGTCCCATTGACCAGGAGAATTCGATGCATACTCTACGGGTATCTCCACTAGATTTACTCCTGGGAAAGCGCTGCTAAGTTCATTCAATACCTGTGATCTTAGGTTAGTGTCAGTAGTATAATCATTGATCAGAAGCGTGTTATCGTCAAACCAACTCACCATTCCATCCGAATGAGCCAAAACTTCCTCATCAGGTACTATTATGGCTACCTCCGCGGCACCTAACTGCTGCTTAAGTGCCGCTACACCTTCGGCATAGGTTAAATTATTGTCATCAAGGAAACGCGTTGTCGTGATTACACGCCCATTATAATTGTCGACCAAATTTCCACCATCAATAATCAAATTAGTTTTGGACCTTTCAATGCCAATTGTATTAGCAAATTGATTAAAACTGTTCTGTACTTCTTCACTTTCCCTCTTAGTCATAGAAGCCCAAGAATAAGTGAACTGTACTGGAGATTGTGGATTTACCGTGCTAAAATCTCTCATCCAGATGTCATAAACCTCGGCTGTAATAAGTATGTCACTTGGCAACCTATTTTCATATAAGTGACGTGTTTGGCGATCAACTATGATGACCACATTATCATTACCCATTATCGATTTGGCATAGTTCACTTGAAAGTCTACAATGAGGTTCAAAGCCGAACTATAGTAAGCATCGTTGATACTAGGAGCAGAGAGCACTAAAAGCATCTTATCCGAACTGATCGTATTGGTTGGGTTTGTTGTTTCATTTTCGTTTTGAGTTTCTTCATTATCGCAAGCACATGTGAAGAGTCCTACGATCATTAGTATACCGACCATTTTTTTCATGTTTAATGTTTTGGTTTGTCATTAGATACTGCTCGATCTCATTTACCCTACCTAATAGCCTTTTTCTAGTCCATTTACTTGAATACTAAAATAAATAGCAAAAACTAACTTGTGTAGTATTTGAAAACTAAAATAATTAGTATATTTACAATATGATTTTAGAAAAGGGGCATTCATTATTTAATCAAAGCGATCTGAGCGAATATTTATTTATCGTTTTGCCCTATGCTGAGATAAGTAAAGAGGTAAAGTCTTTTAAGCGAGACTTCTTCAGTAAGTATGGTGCTTATCCAGGTCAGAACTCTTGTGCACATATACGATTGGTCTCTTTTTTTCAGCCAGAAGAAAGAGAAAAGAGGCTGCTAAAAGCATCACAAGAGGTGCTAAATCAAATAAAAGGCTTTGAGATATTCTTAAATGGCTTCGGTTTTTATGGAGTTGATCGGCATATCTTTTTAGAGGTGCTCAATAAGCAATCTCTTGTAGATGTTTACCACCTGTTGAGATTCAGGTTGTTTCAGGAATTGGTATCGCTGTCATTTCTAAATAAGCAGTTCGAACCTACACTAAATATTGGCACTGGTTTTACGGCATTGCAGTTTATGGATGCAGTGAGGGATTACGAGCATGAACCTTATACTAATAGTTTTAGAGTTACTAGAATACACGTGCTAAAAAGAAAGGCACCGTTTAAAACTTGGGAAAATTTAACAACACTGCCCTTAGCAAAATCAGAAGGAGAGTTGCTGGGGCTTCTTTAAATGTTTAGGTAAACCTAGCTGAAATGATTTCAGCCAATCTCCGCTTTCCCAGGTGGCGGAGATTGATTAGGTTTTTATAGAAGACAAGAAATTAGTGAATAGATAATAGTAAGATGAGAGATTTTGGAAGTTTAAAAATAATGGAGCAAGGGATTGAGATCATGTCTACGACAAGCCATTTGAAGAAAACTTGTGTTCAGACAGATTTGGCAGGTCTGATAAAGGAGATCAACCTATTGGCTATTCAAATTCCTTCTAATATAGCGGCTAGTAGTGCTGATAAAACCTCAGATAACTACGAAATTGGCCTAAAGAAGGCGCTTTCTTCTGTAAGAGATATTGAGAACAAACTAGAGGATGTAATCCCGGAAACACCACTGACGCATCCTTTGAATAGGCTTAAACAGCTAGTCAGTAAGGAAGAAGCTTTGATAGAGCATGCCTTGAACCATTCAAAGGCTCGGAAACAGAATAGACCATTAAAGAGGTCTAGACTCTCCGTAGTTTCAGGCAAATCAAGATCAGCAATGCCGAAAATTAAAGTGAGCCAAGGTCTTCAGGTAGAGCTATTCTAAATACCCAATTCCATTCATCGAATTATTTGGTCATTCATCGAAAGTTATTGTCAGTTATCTAAGGATTTCGGCCATTAATCGAAATTTAAAATTCGCGACTTATCTCTTGCGTTCTTTTGTCTTGCTTAATCAAGGGATATTAGACCATTTATTACTATAGATAGGAAGGGTTTTCTTCATGAAGAAAACCTATTGTCCAATCATTTGAAAAATGATTTGGAGCTCGTCGTAGGTCAAAAGGTCAGCCCACTGATCCTAAAAGCAATAATTCCTCAGGTTCAGAATTCATCCATTTCTTCTTTCACCACGGAGTATGAGAATATTATACTTTCTGCAAAAGTTGATGCTTCAACTGATTTATACCATATTACTTTTTCAAAACGAGAGGACCGAGAGTTGCAAAAGAAGTATGCTACAGATAAATATCGATTATTAGTAGAGGCCGCACAGGATGTGATCTATGAAATCGATTTGAATGGACAATTCACGTATGTCAACCCAAAGGCGACGGAAGTTTCTGGATATTCTGAGGCCGAGTGCTTAAAAATGAGCTATCTGGAATTGGTAAGAGATGACTGGGAAGATCGCGTTCAAGCATTTTATTTAAAACAGGTAAAAGAGTCAATTCACTCTACTTATCTCGAATTCCCGATAATCACTAAAAAGGGTAAAGAAGTTTGGTTAGGGCAAAATGTGCAATTACTCGAGGATGAGATAGCGCAAGTTGGGCTGATGGCCATTGCACGTGATATCACCATAGTTCATGATACACAAAAAGCCCTAGAGCGATCGGAAGAAAAGTATCGGGGGATTATCCAGAACCTTCAGTATGGGCTCATGGAAGTGGATTTGGATGAGAAAATCATCTATGCTAACGAAGCCATGTGCTTAATAACGGGGTATTCTCAAGAAGAATTAGTTGGGCAACATGCCTCAGATTTACTAGTTGATGAAACAACGAGGTCTGTCATTGATAATCAGCATGAGCAGAGACTTGAAGGTGTAGCATCGGTTTATCAGTTAAAACTCCGTCATAAAAATGGTGATGAACTTTGGGCCTTAATTTCTGGTGCACCAATATTTGACGTGGATGGCAACCGTGTGGGATCGATTGGTATCCACATGGATATTACGGAAAAGCAAAGAGATCAAGAGGCCCTCGTTTTTGCTAGAAATCAACTGGAGCAACAAAATGAAAAGCTCCACAAGAATCAGAAATTTTTAAGCGCGATTAACGGTTTTGTTACTAAGCTCTTGAATGATGAAACGCTGTTTGAAATCGCTTGGGAAATCGCGGAAAATGTGATTGACCAGTTTGGTTTTGAAGACTGTGTGATTTACGTTTTGAATGACGATACTGGAAAACTCACTCAATTGGCTGCATATGGTGCTAAATCCACAAAAAATAGACAAGTCGTAGATCCTATTGAGATTGAAATGGGAGTGGGTATTGTAGGTACGGTGGCACAAAGTGGTGTTGCAGAAATTATCAAGGATACCACAAAAGACCCGCGCTACATTGTTGATGATGCCAAGAGACAATCGGAAATAACGGTTCCGATAATTGCCGATGGCAAAGTGATCGGGATTATTGACTCTGAGCATAGTGATAAGAACTATTTTAGCGATGCTCATCTGGAGATTCTCACGACTGTTGCTAATTTAGCCTCCAACCGATTGAAGAATGCTATTGCGAATCAAAAGCAATTACAAATAGAAGGTGAACTCAGAGATAGCGAAGAAAAGCTTAGAACAATTCTGGAGTCAGCCATTGACGGAGTTATTTCTATTGATGCCAAAGGCGTAATAGCAGAATGGAACAAGCAAGCCGAAGTCATTTTTGGTTATAAAGCCGAAGAAGTAATTGGACTCACACTGACTGAAACTATAATCCCACCTAATTTCAGGGAAGCGCACGATAGGGGAATGAAACATTACTTCCGCACGGGTGAAGGACCTGTATTGAATCAAAAAATTGAAATCTCAGCCTTAAGAAAGAACGGTGAAGAGTTTCCGATCGAATTGGCTATTATCCCAGTTAGAACCAAAGGAGTCCAGACTTTTACAGCCTTTTTAAGTGATATTACTATTCAAAAGGAAGTTCGACTAGAAATGGAAAAGGCGCTTAATAAAGAGAAGGAAGTCAATGAGTTAAAGTCTAGGTTCGTAGCCATGACCTCGCATGAATTTAGAACACCACTCACTACGATTAAGCAAAATTCTGACCTGATCAGCCACAGACTTGAGTTAACGGCACCAGACCAGTTTCCGAAATACGCCAAGTACTTTGATCGCATTGAATCAGAGCTGGGGCGTGTAACTGGTCTAATGAACGACATACTTATGTTGGGCAGAATTGAATCTGGTAAGATAGAAATCAAGAAGAAGGAAAATGACTTGGTTGAATTCTGCCAACAGCTTGTAGACAAGCAAAGAGTTGATGAAAACCCTGTGATGAATTTTAAAATTCAAGGGGTGCCAAGGCCTATAATGTTTGACCGTCAACTGCTACACCATGTGGTTTTGAATCTTTTAACCAATGCTACTAAGTATTCTACGGGTAAAAAAGATCCACAGGTCACGCTTGTTTTCAACGAACTGGATAAAGCGAGAATTCATGTGAAGGATTTCGGAATCGGTATTCCAAAAAAGGATCAAAAAGGTCTTTTTCAATCATTTTACCGTGCCACCAATGTGAAGAATATCCAGGGTTCTGGCCTTGGACTATCAATTGTGAAAGAATTCACTGAAATGCACGGCGGAAAAGTGGAGGTTATTAGCGAGGTGAATAAAGGGGCAGAGTTTATAGTTGAAATCCCAGATAAGTAAGAAATCCAATATTTGAGTTTCCTGTCTTATGCTTATATTAACATCAAATAAAGCGTATGACCAAATTAAAAGTACTGGTAGTAGAGGACGATCCAATGATCGCCGAAAGTGTACAAGATATATTGGAACTTCTGGATCATGAAGTAGTCGGAATTGCTGAAGATGCTGAAACCGCCATTCAGCTTTGCAATGAACACACACCTCAAATTGCGCTGTTGGATATCCAAATTGGTGGCGACATCGATGGGGTAGATCTAGCAGAGTTGATAAACGATCAGTTTGACATACCATTTATTTTTACAACCGCCTTTGCCGATGACGCTACTGTTGCCAGAGCATCGGAGAGAGGGCCTTTTGGCTATTTGGTTAAGCCATATGGTGTCAAGGACATAAATGCTGCGATAGAAATCGCAATGTCTGCCTATGGTAGATTAAAAAAGGCACAGGAAAATCCCGGAGTATCAAAAATCATTGACAATAGCCTTTTCCTAAAAGTCGATGCCAAACTTATTAAGGTTAAGATTGACGATATTTTATATGTTGAAGCGAAAGGTGATTATGCGCTTTTCAAGACTTTAGCGAAAGGCTACATTGTGCACTCAACTATGAAACGTGTACAAGAACGGCTGGATCAATATAACTTTGCCAAAGTACACCGATCATATGTAGTCAACCTATCCAAAATTGTAGACATTGAAGAATCTAACCTGCTGATAGAGGATAAGGTAATCCCGATCTCGAGAGCCAATAAAGAGGCACTAATGAAGCGATTGAATAAGCTATAGTTATTTCATTTTAATTCAGGGTTGTAGTTAGTGGTCTATCTACGCCAAAAGGGAGTTTTTGAGTAGCGTTTTATAAATATCTGATTTACAATCAGAATGCCGAATCATCTACTTACCTTTGCCAATCACTTATTAATTTCCCTTGAGTCATTTTAGTCAATTAGGGCTTTCAGAGTCCACGTGTAGCGTTTTAGAACAATTAGGTTTTGAAAAGCCAACCCCCATTCAAGAAAAAGCGATCCCGATGCTGTTGGAAAACGATCCAACAGATTTTATCGGTTTAGCGCAAACTGGAACGGGTAAAACCGCTGCTTTTGGTCTTCCACTAGTAGATATTATCAATGAGCACGATTCGACTACGCAGGCGTTGATCATGGCGCCTACAAGAGAGCTTGGACAGCAAACTGCCCAGCAGTTAGTGACATTTGCGAAAAGTAAAAAGGGCTTAAATGTAGAGGTTGTTTACGGTGGTGCTGATATCAGTCGCCAGATTAAAGCACTAAAAAGACCAACCCAAATTGTGGTGGCCACACCCGGTAGATTATTGGATTTGATCAAACGAAAAGCGATCAAATTGGAAAACGTCCAACATGTAGTGCTTGACGAAGCTGACGAAATGTTGAATATGGGCTTCAAAGAGGATATCGATGAGATTTTGAGCCATACTTTGGATAATCGGGTTACTTGGTTGTTTTCGGCCACCATGCCGAAAGAAATCAGACGTTTGGTTAAGACCTACATGAAAGACCCTTTGGAGGTTTCTGTAGATGCTGACCAAAAGAGTAATAAAGATATCTCACACCAATACGTAGTAACGAAGACGGATAATAAGCTGTCTGCGATAAGGCGTTTTATGGATATTCAGCCCGACATGAAAGGCATTATGTTCTGTAGAACAAAAATGGATACCCAAGAAATAGCAGATCAATTGTCTAAGTTGGGTTATGCTGTGGAAGCATTACACGGAGATTTATCGCAAAGACAACGCGATACTGTCATGAAACGATTCAAATCTCGTTCTATGCAGCTGCTCATCGCAACGGACGTTGCCGCAAGAGGTATTGATGTTAATGATTTAACCCACGTCTTTCATCATAAACTGCCAGATCAATTAGAGAGCTATACACATAGGAGTGGTAGAACCGGGCGTGCTGGTAAAAAAGGAATCTCAATGGCCTTTATTAACCCGCGCGAGAAACGGAAAATCACAGATATTGAGCGCAAGGTTAACGTAAGCTTTGAAAAAGTGACGATCCCAACGGTTGATGAATTAAAAGTGAGCCGAATTAATAACTGGGCCAACATAATTTTAAATACCAAGGTAGACGAGCAATCGGAAGAAATACTGGCCAGTTTGCACGGTCAATTCGAGGGGCTCACTAAAGAAGATTTACTAAAGCGTTTAATATCCACTCAACTTGACCATTTAATGGTTCAGGGTGATGAAGAAGGCGATATTAATATCGGTGATGGCAAGGAGCAAAAAGAGCGTAAATCACAGACTAAAGATGGTTTTAACCGCTACTTTATCAATGTAGGGTTGATGGATGGCATTACCGAAGCCGATTTAATCCATTTTCTTTCTGACGTGACGGGTATTCGAAGAAAGCATTTTTCTGATTTCTCTATTCAAAAGAACTGTAGCTTCTTCAATATGGAAGAGAAGCAGGACGATGATTTAGCCAAGCACTTTGAGTTTATTGAAGTAGAAGGGCGTGCCATCCGAGTAAATCGAGATGAAGAGGGCAGACCTTCACGAAACAAGCCATCCCGATCTAGAGGCGGGTTCCGCGGCGATGGTGGCAATAGAAAAGGTGGTGGTCGTAAAGGCGCAAGAAGTGGCGGTAGTCGATCTCAATCTAGTGTCAATCCTTCCTCAAGAAGAAACAGAGGTCGTAGGAGATAGACTGATTCAATGAAGCGATATAGGTTAGGGAAGATAAATCAAATAAGCCCTAATTCTACCTATTTTATTATTATCTTATAGAATTATCCCCTAATAAAAAGAAGACTATCAAGCACCCAAAATTTAATAAAAACCAAGGACCAGATTTTTCACAAACCGTGAAGAATCGTGTGAATAATTACTTTACCGATAATAACATCAGCAAACAGGCTAATCTTGGTATGGTTTTGAAGACCATTTTGATGCTTTCGTTGTTTATTGTTCCAATTACGCTGATCAATGTAGGTGTAGTTCAGCAGGTTTGGCTACTCTTTACCCTTTACTTAATAAGTGGATTAGGAATGGCCGGTATTGGAATGGGGGTCATGCATGATGCAATTCACGGTTCTTATTCAAAAAACCGTACCGTCAATAGACTTTTAGGTTACTCAATGAATATTATAGGGGCCAATGCGGGCGTATGGAAAATTCAACATAACGTTTTGCATCATACTTATACGAATATCGACGAAGCCGATGACGATATAAATACGCCGCCTTTTCTAAGGTTTACACCAAATAGGAAGTGGATGAAGGTGCATAAATATCAGCATATCTATATTTGGTTTTTTTACTCCTTGAGCACTATATCGTGGATTACGACCAAGGATTTTATTCGCGTAAATCGTTACTGGAAAATGGGTCTTGTCGGTTGCAAGGGTAAATATAGGCGCGAAATGTTACAGGTCTCTTTGTGGAAAGCCTCTTATTATGTTTATGCCCTAATTCTACCGATGATTTTCTTACCTATAAATCCATTAGTAGTTTTTGCAGCTTTTATTGCCATGCACATGATCACGGGAATTTGTATTAGCGCTGTCTTCCAAACAGCTCATATTATGCCAGATATGGAGTTTCCTAAAATGGACGAGGACGGTAAGATAGAGAAGAACTGGGCAGTGCATCAATTAGAAACAACGGCAAACTACGCACCCAAAAGCAAAATTTTCTCTTGGCTAATTGGTGGTTTGAATTACCAAGTAGAACACCATTTGTTTCCTAATATTTGCCATGTACACTACAGGAAGCTTTCTAAAATAGTAAAGGCTACAGCCGAGGAGTTTAATGTCCCATATTATAGCCATACGACCTTTCTGAGTGCATTAGGTCAGCATACTAAAACGCTTCAGTTATTGGGCCGACCAGATGCAGATAAAGAACCTAACGCTGAATTAAGCGCCTTTCCAGTAGGGTAGTCAATTATTGCGTTCAATTAGGCACTGGCCATCTGAGCCCTTTTGGCTTTTTCCCAAGTAACTTTCTGCTTTCCG
It encodes the following:
- a CDS encoding YciI family protein, with translation MKKLIITALLLMSVSAFAQDQARYTFVFLNTNQDRPELPKKEVDSLQAGHMANIGRLVKERKMIAAGPFDGGGGIFLFDTNVEETKAVLNSDPAIAAGRFNLEVMAFDMAKGEICTLWDEDEADIGMTSYYLARYTNNNTGFGTQTSSHTVRHMRDAERMFKELKVLGILKFEANQGQVVIFNAPESDAYQEYFAKQKLVKKGMMDVYVKPLYFPVGVFCEN
- a CDS encoding NADPH:quinone oxidoreductase family protein, with translation MKALLCENFGLPETLNMAEVDKPSPNENQILIKVKACGINFPDSLIIQDKYQFKPRLPFAPGGEVSGVVDAVGKNVSHVKPGDKVFALTIWGGLAEYALADSHKCLLMPENMDFITAATTMYTCGTSLHALKQRAQIKPGETLLVLGAAGGVGLAAVQIGKLIGAKVIAAASTDEKLEVCQKLGADDTINYTKSDLRTAIKELTNEKGVDVVYDPIGDKYSEPAVRSLAWQGRYLVVGFAAGVPSAIKLNLPLLKGASIVGVFWGAFAQKQPKESMQNFKQILGWIDEKKLQQNIHQVYSLKDGGQAIRDLMNRKVIGKNVVKIN
- a CDS encoding YdeI/OmpD-associated family protein, which gives rise to MLKSKNVEDYFAPDAPQVEQMTYLRAILKAFPFEETVKWAFPVYTISGKNIIGLGGFKAYAGIWFFQGCFLRDEANQLVNAQEGKTHAMRQWRFQSVQEIKENEDLIKAYIEEAIENHHAGKEYKPPKKSPKPLIIPTELQSVLDNNLALKESFQAHSLTNQRDFAEYIAMAKRDNTKQSRLEKIIPMIQNGIGLKDKYKK
- a CDS encoding agmatine deiminase family protein; translated protein: MKKMVGILMIVGLFTCACDNEETQNENETTNPTNTISSDKMLLVLSAPSINDAYYSSALNLIVDFQVNYAKSIMGNDNVVIIVDRQTRHLYENRLPSDILITAEVYDIWMRDFSTVNPQSPVQFTYSWASMTKRESEEVQNSFNQFANTIGIERSKTNLIIDGGNLVDNYNGRVITTTRFLDDNNLTYAEGVAALKQQLGAAEVAIIVPDEEVLAHSDGMVSWFDDNTLLINDYTTDTNLRSQVLNELSSAFPGVNLVEIPVEYASNSPGQWDGFESACGINLNATTTYNNIYVPVFNMPHEEEALRLMEANTTKNIIRVNAEGVCAMGGSVRCLTWQLTGDNAEKLILAARNQ
- a CDS encoding 2'-5' RNA ligase family protein; its protein translation is MILEKGHSLFNQSDLSEYLFIVLPYAEISKEVKSFKRDFFSKYGAYPGQNSCAHIRLVSFFQPEEREKRLLKASQEVLNQIKGFEIFLNGFGFYGVDRHIFLEVLNKQSLVDVYHLLRFRLFQELVSLSFLNKQFEPTLNIGTGFTALQFMDAVRDYEHEPYTNSFRVTRIHVLKRKAPFKTWENLTTLPLAKSEGELLGLL
- a CDS encoding PAS domain S-box protein, encoding MELVVGQKVSPLILKAIIPQVQNSSISSFTTEYENIILSAKVDASTDLYHITFSKREDRELQKKYATDKYRLLVEAAQDVIYEIDLNGQFTYVNPKATEVSGYSEAECLKMSYLELVRDDWEDRVQAFYLKQVKESIHSTYLEFPIITKKGKEVWLGQNVQLLEDEIAQVGLMAIARDITIVHDTQKALERSEEKYRGIIQNLQYGLMEVDLDEKIIYANEAMCLITGYSQEELVGQHASDLLVDETTRSVIDNQHEQRLEGVASVYQLKLRHKNGDELWALISGAPIFDVDGNRVGSIGIHMDITEKQRDQEALVFARNQLEQQNEKLHKNQKFLSAINGFVTKLLNDETLFEIAWEIAENVIDQFGFEDCVIYVLNDDTGKLTQLAAYGAKSTKNRQVVDPIEIEMGVGIVGTVAQSGVAEIIKDTTKDPRYIVDDAKRQSEITVPIIADGKVIGIIDSEHSDKNYFSDAHLEILTTVANLASNRLKNAIANQKQLQIEGELRDSEEKLRTILESAIDGVISIDAKGVIAEWNKQAEVIFGYKAEEVIGLTLTETIIPPNFREAHDRGMKHYFRTGEGPVLNQKIEISALRKNGEEFPIELAIIPVRTKGVQTFTAFLSDITIQKEVRLEMEKALNKEKEVNELKSRFVAMTSHEFRTPLTTIKQNSDLISHRLELTAPDQFPKYAKYFDRIESELGRVTGLMNDILMLGRIESGKIEIKKKENDLVEFCQQLVDKQRVDENPVMNFKIQGVPRPIMFDRQLLHHVVLNLLTNATKYSTGKKDPQVTLVFNELDKARIHVKDFGIGIPKKDQKGLFQSFYRATNVKNIQGSGLGLSIVKEFTEMHGGKVEVISEVNKGAEFIVEIPDK
- a CDS encoding LytR/AlgR family response regulator transcription factor; the protein is MTKLKVLVVEDDPMIAESVQDILELLDHEVVGIAEDAETAIQLCNEHTPQIALLDIQIGGDIDGVDLAELINDQFDIPFIFTTAFADDATVARASERGPFGYLVKPYGVKDINAAIEIAMSAYGRLKKAQENPGVSKIIDNSLFLKVDAKLIKVKIDDILYVEAKGDYALFKTLAKGYIVHSTMKRVQERLDQYNFAKVHRSYVVNLSKIVDIEESNLLIEDKVIPISRANKEALMKRLNKL